In a genomic window of Rhododendron vialii isolate Sample 1 chromosome 12a, ASM3025357v1:
- the LOC131311005 gene encoding uncharacterized protein LOC131311005 isoform X2, whose product MLAIGGVKADSGTKLYLSNLDYGVSVEDIEFPFSRNGELQQYSIHYDWKGRSKGTGEVVFARQSDALAAIDRYDNRRLHRKRMKIELVVGVRNCSPAAMPLVTKDLVENPFRCKIPKDVVVLKKLRKGKHESLRNYVRRYWAMYDEVEKNTCSEQLTVAFFKQSLPHGDRLWTTLVMSPVSSIAELYSRVSRYVMLEDVLGCKGYAKREYTL is encoded by the exons ATGTTGGCTATTGGAGGGGTGAAAGCTGATTCTGGGACCAAGCTATACCTTTCCAACTTGGATTATGGTGTCTCTGTTGAGGATATAgag TTTCCATTCTCAAGGAACGGAGAGCTGCAGCAATACTCCATCCATTATGATTGGAAAGGAAGATCAAAG GGAACAGGGGAAGTTGTTTTTGCACGTCAGTCGGATGCTTTGGCGGCCATTGATAGATATGACAATAGACGGCTTCATCGAAAACGAATGAAAATTGAGTTGGTCGTAGGAGTCCGCAATTGCTCTCCTGCAGCTATGCCTCTAGTTACCAAAGACTTGGTGGAAAATCCTTTTAGATG CAAGATTCCAAAGGACGTGGTTGTCCTTAAAAAACTGAGGAAGGGCAAGCATGAGTCCCTCAGGAATTATGTCAGACGATATTGGGCGATGTACGATGAGGTTGAAAAGAACACTTGCTCCGAACAGCTCACTGTAGCTTTCTTTAAGCAAAGCCTGCCGCATGGCGACCGTTTGTGGACTACCCTCGTCATGAGCCCTGTGTCATCAATCGCAGAATTGTATAGCAGAGTGTCGAGGTATGTGATGCTTGAGGACGTTCTAGGATGCAAAGGGTATGCGAAGCGTGAGTACACTCTATGA
- the LOC131311005 gene encoding uncharacterized protein LOC131311005 isoform X1: MSKSADMSADAMIITRSWSSKESRAFRGRRRGRDSRSPSPKRALTSQFPFSRNGELQQYSIHYDWKGRSKGTGEVVFARQSDALAAIDRYDNRRLHRKRMKIELVVGVRNCSPAAMPLVTKDLVENPFRCKIPKDVVVLKKLRKGKHESLRNYVRRYWAMYDEVEKNTCSEQLTVAFFKQSLPHGDRLWTTLVMSPVSSIAELYSRVSRYVMLEDVLGCKGYAKREYTL, from the exons ATGTCCAAATCTGCAGACATGTCTGCCGATGCTATGATCATAACTCGTAGTTGGAGTAGTAAGGAATCTAGAGCTTTCAGGGGAAGACGCCGAGGCAGAGATTCTCGCTCCCCGTCCCCCAAACGCGCTCTGACCTCGCAG TTTCCATTCTCAAGGAACGGAGAGCTGCAGCAATACTCCATCCATTATGATTGGAAAGGAAGATCAAAG GGAACAGGGGAAGTTGTTTTTGCACGTCAGTCGGATGCTTTGGCGGCCATTGATAGATATGACAATAGACGGCTTCATCGAAAACGAATGAAAATTGAGTTGGTCGTAGGAGTCCGCAATTGCTCTCCTGCAGCTATGCCTCTAGTTACCAAAGACTTGGTGGAAAATCCTTTTAGATG CAAGATTCCAAAGGACGTGGTTGTCCTTAAAAAACTGAGGAAGGGCAAGCATGAGTCCCTCAGGAATTATGTCAGACGATATTGGGCGATGTACGATGAGGTTGAAAAGAACACTTGCTCCGAACAGCTCACTGTAGCTTTCTTTAAGCAAAGCCTGCCGCATGGCGACCGTTTGTGGACTACCCTCGTCATGAGCCCTGTGTCATCAATCGCAGAATTGTATAGCAGAGTGTCGAGGTATGTGATGCTTGAGGACGTTCTAGGATGCAAAGGGTATGCGAAGCGTGAGTACACTCTATGA
- the LOC131311006 gene encoding lipid phosphate phosphatase 2-like, whose amino-acid sequence MAWRNMMSFCSLPNFWANRQGRISQVELGAHTIKSHGAKIARNHMHDWLILLLLVVIEVVLYVIHPFYRFVGKDMMTDLKYPLNDNTVPVWAVPMYSVLLPIVVFLIFYLRRQDVYDLHHSILGLLYAVLITGVLTDAIKNGVGRPRPDFFWRCFPDGIDKYDQWDNVICHGKDSVIKEGHKSFPSGHASWSFAGLGFFSLYLSGKIKAFDRRGHVAKLCIVFLPLLVASLVAISRVDDYWHHWQDVFAGGLLGLGVATFCYLQFFPPPYDTDGWGPYAYFEALKEESQPNSQLGHPMYGSNLDVVEAQVVNQQTGHYSVSVTDLESGRR is encoded by the exons ATGGCTTGGAGGAATATGATGTCTTTTTGTTCCTTACCCAATTTCTGGGCAAATCGCCAG GGGAGAATAAGCCAGGTTGAGCTTGGTGCACACACCATTAAGTCTCATGGAGCCAAAATTGCAAGGAATCATATGCATGACTGGCTTATTTTGTTGCTTCTTGTGGTCATAGAGGTTGTACTTTACGTTATACACCCGTTTTACCGCTTTGTTGGGAAGGACATGATGACAGACCTTAAATATCCGTTGAACGACAACACTGTCCCTGTGTGGGCTGTTCCA ATGTACTCCGTTCTGTTGCCTATTGTGGTTTTCCTCATCTTCTATCTTCGACGGCAAGATGTCTATGATCTGCACCATAGCATACTAG GCCTCTTGTATGCTGTCTTGATAACTGGAGTCCTCACCGATGCAATAAAAAATGGAGTTGGCCGGCCTCGCCCTGACTTCTTTTGGCGTTGTTTTCCAGATGGCATTGAT AAATATGACCAGTGGGATAATGTGATCTGCCATGGTAAAGATAGTGTGATCAAAGAAGGACACAAGAGCTTCCCAAGTGGTCATGCTTCAT GGTCTTTTGCAGGTCTGGGATTTTTCTCGTTGTACTTATCAGGGAAAATCAAAGCATTTGACCGGAGAGGACATGTAGCGAAACTATGCATCGTTTTTCTTCCCCTCCTCGTTGCTTCTCTCGTTGCCATTTCACGCGTGGATGACTATTGGCACCATTGGCAAGATGTGTTTGCAGGAGGTCTCTTAG GTCTTGGTGTGGCAACATTCTGCTATCTGCAGTTCTTTCCACCTCCATACGACACAGATG GATGGGGTCCTTATGCGTATTTCGAAGCATTAAAGGAAGAGTCGCAACCGAACTCACAACTAGGCCATCCTATGTATGGTTCCAATCTAGATGTCGTAGAGGCTCAAGTAGTGAATCAGCAAACAGGGCACTACTCAGTATCAGTGACTGATCTTGAATCAGGAAGACGGTAA